The following coding sequences are from one Megamonas funiformis window:
- a CDS encoding MalY/PatB family protein — protein MKYDLENINARFGIGSQKWQEMKNNPLVDEKVIPFSVADMEFKLAPEITEGLKKFIDDNILGYAGTNKKYRENVCKWQQKHHDFTVDEKWLVETHSVVNAFFTAVKAFTQKGDGVMLFTPVYYPMYKAIEINQRKLVEIPLINNGMTYDIDWDLFTKKAKAIDTKMLILCSPHNPCGRIWTREELTKISEICLANDILVVADEIHADLIMPGFKHVSYGTISKEALEHSIICTAPSKTFNLAGMQLSNVFIANENYRNLFKAEQATDADFACSILSYEACRLAYEYGEEWLTEVINIIDTNKKTIMDFMQEYFPQVKITQLQATYLLWLDFRAFNLTNEELEMRNRQKACLYFDEGYIFGKAGSGFERWNLACPTKYIYWALERLYQAYKEFAVK, from the coding sequence ATGAAATACGATTTAGAAAATATTAATGCTCGCTTTGGCATTGGCAGTCAAAAATGGCAGGAAATGAAAAATAATCCTTTAGTAGATGAAAAAGTAATTCCTTTTTCTGTAGCTGATATGGAATTTAAACTTGCCCCAGAAATCACAGAAGGATTAAAGAAATTTATAGATGATAATATCTTAGGCTATGCAGGCACGAATAAAAAATATCGTGAAAACGTTTGTAAATGGCAACAAAAACATCATGATTTTACAGTTGATGAAAAATGGCTTGTAGAAACACATAGTGTAGTAAATGCTTTTTTCACTGCTGTAAAAGCATTTACGCAAAAAGGCGATGGTGTGATGTTATTTACACCTGTTTATTATCCTATGTATAAAGCTATAGAAATCAATCAAAGAAAATTAGTGGAAATACCTTTGATTAATAATGGTATGACATATGATATTGATTGGGACTTATTTACAAAAAAAGCTAAAGCAATAGATACAAAAATGTTGATACTTTGTAGTCCACATAATCCTTGCGGTCGTATTTGGACAAGAGAAGAATTAACTAAAATCAGTGAAATTTGTTTAGCAAATGATATTTTAGTAGTAGCAGATGAAATTCATGCAGATTTAATCATGCCGGGATTTAAACATGTTTCCTATGGTACGATTTCTAAAGAAGCATTAGAACATTCAATTATTTGCACAGCACCAAGTAAAACATTTAATTTAGCAGGTATGCAACTTTCTAATGTATTTATAGCTAATGAAAATTATCGCAATTTATTTAAAGCAGAACAAGCAACTGATGCAGATTTTGCTTGTAGTATTTTGAGTTATGAAGCTTGTCGCCTAGCTTATGAATATGGTGAAGAATGGTTGACAGAGGTCATAAATATCATTGATACAAATAAAAAAACAATTATGGATTTTATGCAAGAGTATTTTCCACAAGTGAAAATAACACAGCTTCAAGCGACATATTTATTATGGCTTGATTTTAGAGCATTTAATTTAACTAATGAAGAATTAGAAATGCGTAATCGCCAAAAAGCGTGCCTTTATTTTGATGAAGGTTATATATTTGGTAAAGCAGGTAGTGGGTTTGAGCGTTGGAATTTGGCTTGTCCAACAAAATATATTTATTGGGCATTAGAGCGTTTATATCAGGCTTATAAAGAGTTTGCTGTGAAATAA
- the cbiM gene encoding cobalt transporter CbiM, whose amino-acid sequence MHIPDNYLSPSTCATLFVAMTPIWYYSIRKINKTLSADKIPLIGIGGAFAFILMMFNLPIPDGTTAHAVGGTLIALLLGPYAACIAISVALFIQAIIFGDGGILSFGANCFNIAFILPFTGFFIYKILNKIHLSPFYHKCTIFLSAYISINLAAFFTALELGIQPLLFVDNLAQPLYCPYPLWISIPAMALSHLTIAGIAEGLFTLSLYLFILKTSPNIIYDSQQIKLNSIFSLLAFLIIISPIGLIAEGTAWGEWAPEEILNDTSSGVSLGFIPEKLLNGFNYEAFFPDYTMSGTTDILAYIASAIIGVALLIIIFKILGSIIYAKKQSL is encoded by the coding sequence ATGCATATTCCTGATAATTATTTAAGCCCTTCCACTTGTGCTACTTTATTTGTAGCTATGACACCTATCTGGTACTATTCTATCCGCAAGATAAATAAAACTTTATCTGCTGATAAAATCCCTTTAATTGGTATAGGTGGCGCATTTGCTTTTATTTTAATGATGTTTAATCTGCCCATTCCTGATGGCACTACAGCCCACGCTGTCGGTGGAACACTCATTGCTTTACTGCTAGGACCCTATGCTGCCTGTATAGCTATCAGTGTAGCACTTTTCATTCAAGCTATAATCTTTGGTGATGGTGGTATTTTATCTTTTGGGGCTAATTGTTTTAATATAGCATTTATTTTACCTTTCACAGGCTTTTTTATTTATAAAATTTTAAATAAAATTCATTTATCTCCGTTTTATCATAAATGCACTATTTTTCTATCTGCCTATATCAGTATAAATTTAGCTGCTTTTTTCACAGCTTTAGAACTTGGTATTCAGCCATTATTATTTGTAGATAATTTAGCTCAACCGCTTTATTGTCCGTATCCTCTTTGGATATCCATACCTGCCATGGCTTTATCTCATTTGACAATTGCCGGCATAGCAGAAGGTTTATTTACTTTATCTTTATATCTTTTTATCCTCAAGACATCTCCAAATATAATTTATGACAGCCAACAAATAAAATTAAATTCTATTTTTTCTTTATTAGCATTTTTAATTATCATTTCTCCAATTGGACTCATAGCTGAAGGTACTGCATGGGGTGAATGGGCTCCAGAAGAAATTTTAAATGATACTTCTTCAGGGGTTTCTCTTGGATTTATTCCAGAAAAATTATTAAATGGATTTAATTATGAAGCTTTTTTCCCTGATTATACTATGAGTGGGACAACTGATATTTTAGCTTATATAGCTTCAGCTATTATTGGTGTCGCTCTTTTAATCATTATCTTTAAAATACTTGGAAGTATTATTTATGCAAAAAAACAATCACTTTGA
- a CDS encoding energy-coupling factor transporter transmembrane component T — MQKNNHFDNSAKIPKWLLTTDEYTPPKDKDKFWQKTLFSITTKLIFLRHHNYPHKNSWLNPSEKLLLIFLTIILINSAQKIFFPLILLAFSLIYLSTLNTKLIISILKPTLISTLFSLIIILPSLLLNNTRLFYLPFKIFITVLLLAYIAQTIPFYRLSKILRLFHIPAIFILTLDLTLKYIVILGDTITNLLISLKLRSVGKNNFKYQSLASISGTTFLKSQIYTKETYHAMICRCFDENYTPVIKHKFKLKYIWHIIVIIIYLLFYFFSEGYFL; from the coding sequence ATGCAAAAAAACAATCACTTTGATAATTCTGCTAAAATTCCTAAATGGCTTTTAACTACAGATGAGTACACACCCCCAAAGGATAAAGATAAATTTTGGCAAAAAACTTTATTTTCCATTACTACTAAATTAATTTTTCTTCGCCATCATAATTATCCCCATAAAAACAGTTGGCTAAATCCCAGTGAAAAATTATTACTCATTTTTCTCACCATAATTTTAATAAATTCTGCACAAAAAATATTTTTTCCTTTAATTCTCTTAGCTTTTAGTCTAATTTATTTATCGACTTTAAATACTAAACTCATCATTTCTATATTAAAACCGACTTTGATATCAACTTTATTCTCTTTGATAATAATTTTACCTTCTCTATTACTAAATAATACTCGCCTTTTCTATCTGCCTTTTAAAATTTTTATAACTGTTCTTCTTTTAGCTTATATCGCTCAAACTATCCCTTTTTATAGACTAAGTAAAATTCTTCGCCTATTTCATATTCCTGCGATATTTATTTTAACCTTAGATTTAACACTAAAATATATCGTGATTTTAGGAGATACCATTACCAATTTATTAATTTCTCTAAAATTGCGCTCTGTAGGTAAAAATAATTTTAAGTATCAAAGTCTAGCCTCTATATCAGGCACTACATTTCTAAAATCACAGATTTATACTAAAGAAACTTATCATGCTATGATATGTCGTTGTTTTGATGAAAATTACACGCCAGTTATTAAACATAAATTTAAATTAAAATATATTTGGCATATTATCGTAATTATCATCTATCTATTATTTTATTTTTTCAGTGAAGGATATTTTCTATGA
- a CDS encoding energy-coupling factor ABC transporter ATP-binding protein — MTPIINLSHISYNYEEVSALNDISLEIYAGELIFFTGPNGCGKSTLFKLLNGLIFPTKGEYYFDNKKIDKNTLQDNIFAKNFHKRIGYIFQNPDVQLFNATVYDEIAFAPRQMNLDEDIIHQRVNELLIYLNIQHLQNRPSYHLSGGEQKKVALAAILALNPDILMIDEPLNGLDNKTRQWFKDFLIDFIKANKTILISTHEQELLSLPHSRIIKFNDEHTILN, encoded by the coding sequence ATGACACCAATTATAAATCTATCTCATATAAGCTATAACTATGAAGAAGTTTCTGCTTTAAATGATATCTCTCTTGAAATTTATGCTGGAGAATTAATCTTTTTTACGGGTCCTAATGGTTGTGGTAAATCCACTTTATTTAAACTTTTAAATGGTCTAATCTTTCCCACTAAAGGTGAATATTACTTTGATAATAAGAAAATCGATAAAAATACTTTGCAAGATAATATATTTGCTAAAAACTTTCATAAACGCATTGGCTATATTTTTCAAAATCCAGATGTGCAATTATTCAATGCTACAGTATATGATGAAATCGCCTTTGCCCCAAGGCAAATGAATTTAGATGAAGACATCATTCATCAACGTGTAAATGAGCTTTTAATTTATTTAAATATACAACATTTACAAAATAGACCATCTTATCATCTAAGTGGTGGCGAACAGAAAAAAGTGGCTCTTGCTGCAATCTTAGCTCTAAATCCAGATATACTTATGATTGATGAGCCTTTAAATGGGCTTGATAATAAAACTAGACAATGGTTTAAAGATTTTCTCATAGATTTTATCAAAGCTAATAAGACTATTTTGATTTCTACGCATGAACAAGAATTATTATCCCTACCTCATAGTCGCATTATAAAATTCAATGATGAGCATACAATTTTAAATTAA
- the nirJ2 gene encoding putative heme d1 biosynthesis radical SAM protein NirJ2, giving the protein MIISWNTTNACNMFCDHCYRDAGCKADEELNTQEAKTLLEQIAKAGFKIMIFSGGEPLMRPDIVELVEYATKLGLRSVFGTNGTLITEEMALKLKNAGAMGMGISLDSMDAEKHNNFRKFPNAWEGAVRGMRNCRKVGLPFQIHTTVMDWNQHELEALTDFAVKEGAVAHHIFFLVPTGRGKNIEAETLRAKEYEDVITRIMKKQQEVDIELKPTCAPQFMRIADQMGMKLRFRRGCLAGTSYCIISPRGKVQPCAYLNMELGDVRKTPFDEIWKNSEVLNKLRTFEFEGNCGKCKYKFSCGGCRARAAYYNDGNYMAEEPWCLYSHK; this is encoded by the coding sequence ATGATTATTTCATGGAATACAACAAATGCTTGTAATATGTTTTGCGACCATTGTTATCGTGATGCTGGTTGTAAAGCAGATGAAGAATTAAATACGCAAGAAGCGAAAACGCTTTTAGAGCAGATTGCAAAAGCTGGCTTTAAAATCATGATTTTTTCTGGTGGAGAGCCACTTATGCGTCCAGATATCGTAGAACTTGTGGAATACGCTACAAAATTAGGTCTTCGCTCTGTATTTGGTACAAATGGCACGCTTATCACAGAAGAAATGGCTTTAAAATTAAAAAATGCTGGCGCTATGGGCATGGGAATTTCTCTTGACTCCATGGACGCAGAAAAACATAATAATTTCCGTAAATTTCCTAATGCTTGGGAAGGCGCTGTTCGTGGTATGAGAAATTGTCGTAAAGTAGGATTGCCATTTCAAATTCATACAACAGTGATGGATTGGAACCAACATGAATTGGAAGCTTTAACAGATTTTGCCGTTAAAGAAGGCGCTGTGGCTCACCATATTTTCTTTTTAGTGCCAACAGGTAGAGGAAAAAATATCGAAGCAGAAACACTTCGCGCTAAAGAATATGAAGATGTTATCACAAGAATTATGAAAAAACAGCAAGAAGTGGATATCGAATTAAAACCTACTTGTGCACCTCAATTTATGCGTATAGCTGATCAGATGGGTATGAAACTTCGTTTCCGTCGTGGTTGCTTGGCTGGCACATCTTATTGCATTATCAGCCCTCGCGGAAAAGTACAGCCATGTGCTTATTTAAATATGGAACTTGGCGATGTTCGCAAAACTCCATTTGATGAAATCTGGAAAAACAGCGAAGTATTGAATAAATTGCGTACTTTTGAATTTGAAGGTAATTGTGGTAAATGTAAATATAAATTCAGCTGTGGTGGCTGTAGAGCTAGAGCTGCTTATTATAATGATGGCAATTATATGGCAGAAGAACCATGGTGTTTATATAGTCATAAATAA
- the nirJ1 gene encoding putative heme d1 biosynthesis radical SAM protein NirJ1: MISVTKLLFATEYFGDSLRYTDNAHKARNGVREGMGPVVVWNSTRTCNLKCRHCYMSSDAKKYQNELTTAEAKQFIDDLADFNVPVLLFSGGEPLIRPDFFELADYAAKKGVRPTLSTNGTLITPEVARKIKDIGVGYVGISLDGLREVNDKFRGKAGAFEAAMNGIKNCVAVDQRVGLRFTINHHNIQELENIFDFIEEENINRVCFYHLVYSGRGNQMMDEDVTAEESRRAMDIIIRRTRDFEERGLKKEILTVDNHCDGVYMYLKALQEGKDELAQQIKKYIAMNGGNRSGMAFAEVDPLGYVHPDQFTQHHTFGNVRERKFGDIWQDTTNPIMAGLKDRKPLLKGRCSKCKFLDNCNGNFRTRAEARTGDFWESDPSCYLTDEEIGITGAEK, translated from the coding sequence TTGATAAGCGTAACGAAATTATTATTTGCAACAGAATATTTTGGAGACTCTCTTCGTTATACAGATAATGCTCATAAAGCAAGAAATGGCGTAAGAGAAGGCATGGGACCAGTAGTAGTTTGGAACTCTACACGTACATGTAATTTAAAATGTCGCCATTGTTATATGAGTTCTGATGCTAAAAAATATCAAAATGAATTGACTACAGCAGAAGCAAAACAATTCATTGATGATTTAGCAGATTTCAATGTGCCAGTATTATTATTTTCTGGTGGAGAACCATTAATTCGTCCAGATTTCTTTGAACTTGCAGACTATGCAGCGAAAAAAGGTGTACGTCCTACATTATCTACTAATGGTACTTTGATTACACCAGAAGTAGCTCGCAAAATCAAAGATATTGGTGTAGGTTATGTGGGCATTTCCTTAGATGGTCTTCGTGAAGTAAATGATAAATTTCGCGGAAAAGCTGGAGCTTTTGAAGCTGCTATGAATGGTATTAAAAACTGTGTAGCAGTTGACCAACGCGTAGGGCTTCGCTTCACTATCAATCATCATAATATCCAAGAATTAGAAAATATCTTTGATTTCATTGAAGAAGAAAATATCAATCGTGTGTGCTTCTATCATTTAGTATATTCTGGTCGTGGCAATCAAATGATGGATGAAGATGTAACAGCTGAAGAATCTCGCCGTGCTATGGATATAATCATTCGTCGCACTCGTGATTTTGAAGAACGTGGTTTGAAAAAAGAAATCTTGACTGTAGATAATCATTGCGATGGTGTATATATGTATTTAAAAGCACTTCAAGAAGGCAAAGATGAACTTGCTCAGCAGATTAAAAAATATATCGCAATGAATGGTGGTAACCGTTCTGGTATGGCTTTTGCCGAAGTTGACCCACTTGGATATGTACATCCTGACCAATTTACACAACACCATACTTTTGGCAATGTTCGTGAACGTAAATTTGGTGATATTTGGCAAGATACAACAAATCCTATTATGGCAGGATTGAAAGATAGAAAACCATTATTAAAAGGTCGTTGCAGTAAATGCAAATTCTTAGATAATTGTAATGGTAATTTTAGAACACGTGCTGAAGCTCGCACTGGAGATTTTTGGGAATCAGACCCTTCTTGTTATTTAACTGATGAAGAAATTGGTATTACAGGAGCTGAAAAATAA
- a CDS encoding HTH domain-containing protein has product MAAKVFTEEQRKILSKNPNVESVEKTRIIYTEAFKSYYVKNYLAGKKPTEIFIEAGFDPSILGNKRIERASARWRKLYADGQLIIDTKENISVETKEEKIMNSEPTKKRRGRPRKNPVVETVVETKKEEYTVDMPKKKSGRPRKNPEVVSQVEATENKAKTVKKRVNKIAAMAQNIKLAEPVVKKEVKEEEAPQKKRRGRPPKNAQKAVETKVETKVEKVETQVKTNEQVAKKRRGRPRKIVQNVDETPVQKKENIEVKPVVKAKEESISKVEKVEKVETVEQANPVAALVKAINRLTREVNSLKRLVAGKKRINY; this is encoded by the coding sequence TTGGCAGCAAAAGTATTTACCGAAGAACAAAGAAAAATTCTCAGTAAAAACCCTAATGTAGAGTCAGTAGAAAAAACAAGAATTATTTATACAGAAGCATTTAAATCTTATTATGTAAAAAATTATTTAGCAGGGAAAAAACCTACAGAAATTTTTATTGAAGCAGGTTTTGACCCATCAATTTTAGGCAATAAACGCATAGAAAGAGCTTCAGCAAGATGGAGAAAATTATATGCTGATGGTCAATTAATCATAGATACTAAAGAAAATATATCAGTAGAAACAAAGGAAGAAAAAATAATGAATAGTGAACCAACAAAAAAAAGAAGAGGTCGTCCTCGTAAAAATCCTGTGGTAGAAACAGTAGTAGAAACAAAAAAAGAAGAATATACAGTGGATATGCCAAAGAAAAAAAGCGGTCGTCCTCGTAAAAATCCAGAAGTTGTATCACAAGTAGAAGCTACAGAAAATAAAGCAAAAACAGTTAAAAAACGTGTAAATAAAATTGCTGCTATGGCGCAAAATATAAAATTAGCTGAACCTGTGGTTAAAAAAGAAGTAAAAGAAGAAGAAGCACCACAGAAAAAAAGAAGAGGCCGTCCACCAAAAAATGCACAAAAAGCAGTAGAAACAAAAGTGGAAACTAAGGTAGAAAAAGTAGAAACACAAGTAAAAACAAATGAACAAGTAGCAAAGAAAAGAAGAGGTCGTCCTCGTAAAATTGTACAAAATGTAGATGAAACACCAGTACAGAAAAAAGAAAATATCGAAGTAAAACCAGTAGTTAAAGCAAAAGAAGAAAGCATTTCTAAAGTAGAAAAAGTGGAAAAAGTAGAAACTGTAGAACAAGCAAATCCAGTAGCTGCTTTAGTAAAAGCTATCAATAGACTTACACGTGAAGTAAATTCTTTAAAACGTTTAGTCGCTGGTAAAAAAAGAATAAATTATTAA
- a CDS encoding chromate transporter — protein MIYLELFWSFVQVGLFCVGGGYASMPLIQAQVIDVHGWLSMSEFIDIFTISQMTPGPIGINAATFVGMKVAGFLGAIVATLGFVTPSFILGIILAKLFFKYGNIGVIKGILNGLRPAVVALICSAGMSFIFLALFNTEKMPINVADIDYLGLFVLIVAFIAVRKKVGIIKILAGSGVLGLILGLIGKF, from the coding sequence ATGATTTATTTAGAATTATTTTGGAGCTTTGTTCAAGTAGGTTTATTTTGTGTTGGTGGTGGATATGCTTCCATGCCATTAATCCAAGCACAAGTAATAGATGTACATGGCTGGCTTAGCATGAGTGAATTTATAGATATTTTTACAATTTCTCAGATGACTCCTGGCCCTATTGGTATTAATGCAGCGACTTTTGTCGGCATGAAAGTAGCAGGGTTTTTAGGTGCTATTGTGGCAACATTGGGATTTGTAACGCCATCGTTTATTTTAGGTATTATTTTAGCAAAATTATTTTTTAAATATGGAAATATTGGGGTGATTAAAGGTATATTAAATGGCTTAAGACCAGCTGTAGTAGCATTAATTTGTTCTGCTGGTATGAGTTTTATATTTTTAGCTTTGTTCAATACAGAAAAAATGCCAATAAATGTAGCAGATATTGATTATTTAGGTTTATTTGTATTAATTGTAGCTTTTATTGCTGTTAGAAAAAAAGTGGGAATTATAAAAATTTTGGCTGGTTCTGGTGTATTAGGACTTATTTTAGGACTAATTGGAAAATTTTAG